Proteins found in one Triticum aestivum cultivar Chinese Spring chromosome 4D, IWGSC CS RefSeq v2.1, whole genome shotgun sequence genomic segment:
- the LOC123098061 gene encoding flavonoid 3',5'-hydroxylase 1 gives MELGSSATMSRELVVLAFTYVLVHYLTGVILRSKRASLPLPPGPRGYPVVGALPLLGRAPHRALAALARLHGPIMHLTLGRQGLVVASTPESARLLLKDHGGSFLDRPVDDAGPMVLAYGAQDLVFAPYGPKWRRLRRECSAGLLGPKALADWADTRHEEVGRMVRAMSRRGEALEVPEFLFAAMANMIGQAVVGRRVLDEAGGEATREFKEMVVELMTTAGLVNIGDFVPAVAWMDLQGLGRRMRRLTTRLDRAWSRLLSDHEVAMANRKQDGSRRTDLVDRLIACRDHAEDVGDGVTDLNIKAVLNNLFTAGTDTSSSTIEWALAEMLVNSAILQQAQAEMDEVVGRDRLLQESDIRHLPYLRAICKETFRKHPSTPLNLPRISTEPCKVQGYHIPKGTRLVVNIWAIGRDPAVWPEPERFDPGRFMTEEGRKVEPMGSHFQLIPFGAGRRMCAGARMGVALNI, from the exons ATGGAGTTGGGTAGTAGTGCTACCATGTCTCGAGAGCTGGTCGTCCTAGCGTTCACGTACGTGCTTGTCCACTATCTCACAGGGGTCATTCTCCGGAGCAAACGGGCGTCGCTGCCTTTGCCACCCGGCCCGCGAGGCTACCCGGTGGTTGGGGCGCTGCCCCTGCTGGGCCGGGCGCCGCACCGAGCACTCGCAGCCCTGGCTAGGCTGCACGGCCCCATCATGCACCTGACCCTTGGAAGGCAAGGCCTCGTGGTCGCTTCCACGCCGGAGTCGGCGCGCCTCCTGCTCAAGGACCACGGCGGCAGCTTCCTCGACCGCCCGGTGGACGACGCCGGGCCCATGGTGCTGGCGTACGGCGCCCAGGACCTTGTTTTCGCGCCCTATGGCCCCAAGTGGCGCCGCCTGCGCCGGGAGTGCAGCGCGGGCCTCCTTGGCCCCAAGGCGCTCGCCGACTGGGCCGACACGCGTCACGAGGAGGTCGGCCGTATGGTCCGTGCGATGAGCCGGCGGGGCGAGGCGTTGGAGGTGCCGGAGTTCCTGTTCGCCGCAATGGCAAACATGATTGGGCAGGCGGTGGTGGGTCGGCGAGTGCTCGACGAGGCTGGCGGCGAGGCCACGAGGGAGTTCAAGGAGATGGTGGTGGAGCTGATGACCACGGCGGGGCTGGTGAACATCGGCGACTTTGTGCCGGCGGTAGCGTGGATGGACCTGCAGGGGCTCGGCCGGAGGATGCGGCGGCTAACGACGAGGCTGGACAGGGCCTGGAGCCGGTTGCTGTCCGATCACGAGGTGGCCATGGCTAACAGGAAGCAAGACGGGAGCCGCCGTACAGACCTAGTTGACCGGCTGATCGCATGTCGTGACCATGCCGAGGACGTGGGGGACGGCGTCACAGACCTCAACATCAAAGCTGTACTTAAC AACCTGTTCACGGCGGGGACGGACACTTCGTCGAGCACAATCGAGTGGGCGCTGGCCGAAATGCTGGTGAACTCGGCGATACTACAACAGGCGCAGGCGGAGATGGACGAGGTGGTAGGCCGAGATCGGCTACTCCAGGAATCCGACATCCGGCACCTCCCCTACCTCCGTGCCATCTGCAAGGAGACCTTCCGCAAGCACCCCTCCACACCACTCAACCTCCCCCGTATCTCCACCGAGCCATGTAAAGTGCAGGG GTACCATATCCCCAAGGGCACGAGGTTGGTCGTGAACATATGGGCGATCGGGCGGGACCCGGCGGTGTGGCCCGAGCCGGAGAGGTTCGACCCTGGGAGGTTCATGACCGAGGAGGGGAGGAAGGTGGAGCCCATGGGGAGTCACTTCCAACTGATCCCGTTTGGCGCGGGCCGAAGGATGTGCGCGGGGGCGCGCATGGGAGTGGCATTGAACATATAA